The Bacteroidota bacterium genome includes a region encoding these proteins:
- a CDS encoding co-chaperone GroES, with product MAKKIETAKAKVNITIKPLADRVLVLPAEAETVTKGGIIIPDTAKEKPQKGTIVAAGPGKKDEPVTVKVGDSVLYGKYAGTEISVDGKEYLIMRESDIFAIL from the coding sequence ATGGCGAAGAAAATCGAAACGGCTAAGGCCAAAGTGAACATCACGATCAAACCTTTGGCTGATCGGGTATTGGTATTACCTGCGGAAGCAGAAACCGTTACTAAAGGTGGTATCATAATTCCCGATACTGCAAAAGAAAAACCACAAAAAGGCACTATAGTAGCTGCAGGTCCGGGTAAAAAAGATGAACCTGTAACTGTAAAAGTTGGCGATTCCGTTCTCTACGGAAAATATGCCGGAACTGAAATAAGTGTTGATGGAAAAGAATACCTAATCATGCGCGAATCTGACATTTTTGCCATTCTTTAA
- the groL gene encoding chaperonin GroEL (60 kDa chaperone family; promotes refolding of misfolded polypeptides especially under stressful conditions; forms two stacked rings of heptamers to form a barrel-shaped 14mer; ends can be capped by GroES; misfolded proteins enter the barrel where they are refolded when GroES binds), whose product MAKIIKFDTEAREKLKAGVDALANAVKVTLGPKGRNVVIEKKYGAPNVTKDGVTVAKEIELEDPIENMGAQMVKEVASKTSDVAGDGTTTATVLAQAIMASGLKNVAAGANPMDLKRGIDKAVESVVNELKKMAQHVGNDNKKIEQVASISANNDAEIGKLIAEAMIKVTKDGVITVEESKGTNTYSEVVEGMQFDRGYLSPYFITNAEDMEAEMERGYVLIYDKKISAMKDLLPILEKVAQQGAQMLIIAEDIDGEALATLVVNKIRGTIKVCAVKAPGFGDRRKEMLQDIAVLTGGIVISEEQGYKLENADLTYLGKAERITIDKDNTTIVGGKGKKEDIKSRIAEIKNQIEKTTSDYDREKLQERLAKLSGGVAVLYIGAATEVAMKEKKDRVDDALHATRAAVEEGIVPGGGVAYIRAMVGLDKMKVVNDDERIGVEIIKRALEEPIRTIVANAGIEGSIVVQKVKEGKDDYGFNARTEKYENLLKAGVIDPVKVTRVALENAASIAGLLLTTECTIVDKPEKKDNPMGGGMPGGMDGMM is encoded by the coding sequence ATGGCAAAAATTATAAAATTCGATACCGAAGCACGTGAAAAACTGAAAGCCGGTGTTGATGCATTAGCAAATGCAGTAAAAGTAACCTTGGGCCCTAAAGGTCGCAATGTGGTTATTGAGAAAAAATACGGAGCTCCAAACGTTACCAAAGACGGAGTTACCGTTGCAAAAGAAATTGAATTGGAAGATCCTATTGAAAATATGGGAGCTCAGATGGTGAAGGAAGTTGCTTCTAAAACTTCAGATGTTGCCGGCGACGGAACAACAACTGCAACAGTTTTAGCGCAGGCAATTATGGCTTCAGGTTTAAAAAATGTTGCTGCAGGCGCAAATCCTATGGACTTGAAACGTGGTATCGACAAAGCAGTTGAATCTGTTGTAAATGAATTGAAAAAAATGGCTCAGCATGTTGGCAACGACAATAAAAAAATTGAGCAGGTTGCTTCCATTTCTGCAAATAATGATGCAGAAATTGGAAAATTGATCGCTGAAGCAATGATAAAGGTTACTAAAGATGGTGTTATTACTGTTGAGGAATCTAAAGGAACAAATACCTATAGCGAAGTAGTGGAAGGTATGCAATTTGACCGCGGATATTTATCTCCGTATTTCATTACAAATGCGGAAGACATGGAAGCAGAAATGGAACGCGGTTATGTATTGATCTATGATAAAAAGATCAGTGCAATGAAAGACCTTCTTCCAATTTTGGAAAAAGTTGCACAACAGGGTGCACAAATGTTGATCATCGCAGAAGATATTGATGGTGAAGCTTTGGCTACATTGGTTGTAAATAAAATAAGAGGAACCATTAAAGTATGTGCCGTTAAAGCACCTGGTTTCGGAGATCGCAGAAAAGAAATGTTACAGGATATCGCAGTATTAACCGGTGGTATCGTTATAAGCGAAGAACAAGGATATAAATTGGAAAATGCTGACCTTACTTATTTAGGAAAAGCAGAACGTATCACTATCGACAAAGACAATACTACAATTGTTGGTGGAAAAGGTAAAAAAGAAGATATCAAATCTCGTATCGCTGAGATCAAAAATCAAATTGAAAAAACAACTTCTGATTACGATCGCGAAAAATTGCAGGAACGTCTTGCTAAATTAAGTGGTGGTGTTGCTGTTCTTTATATCGGTGCAGCTACAGAAGTTGCCATGAAAGAAAAGAAAGATCGTGTTGATGATGCATTACATGCAACCCGCGCTGCAGTGGAAGAAGGAATTGTTCCTGGTGGAGGAGTTGCTTATATCCGCGCAATGGTTGGTTTAGATAAAATGAAAGTGGTGAATGATGATGAACGTATTGGTGTTGAAATTATCAAACGTGCATTGGAAGAACCGATCAGAACCATTGTTGCAAATGCAGGAATTGAAGGTTCCATCGTTGTACAAAAAGTAAAAGAAGGAAAAGACGATTACGGATTTAATGCCCGCACAGAAAAATACGAAAATCTGTTAAAAGCAGGTGTTATCGATCCGGTAAAAGTAACCCGCGTAGCATTGGAAAATGCAGCATCAATTGCAGGTCTCCTTTTAACAACCGAATGCACCATCGTTGACAAACCTGAGAAAAAAGACAATCCAATGGGCGGAGGAATGCCTGGTGGAATGGATGGAATGATGTAA
- a CDS encoding radical SAM protein — MTSVFLFTPPFTQLNTPYPGTVYLKGFLNTRNISCYQADLGIEVTDTIFSKQGLINLFEAVNTTAENISENSSRIIALKEDYINTIDHVMHFLRGKNPSLAHVICLGDFLPEASRFEQIEDLEWAFGTMGKQDQAKYLSTMYLEDISDLIRECVDPFFGFSRYAEKLGRSANSFDELYELLQGPNTYVDGILLNILKQNLDNVQISIVGISVPFPGNLYSSFRCAQFIKKHYPHIKIIMGGGFPNTELRSLSDPRVFEFYDFICLDDGEAPLENIIKFSKGEIQLNELKRTFTLIDGVVTYINNPATKDYKQGEIGTPDYSDLFLDKYISAIEIMNPMHSLWSDGRWNKLTMAHGCYWGKCTFCDISLDYIKLYEPVAASLLADRVEELIKQTGQSGFHFVDEAAPPALMRAFAIEIIRRNIKISWWTNIRFEKSFTKDLCILLKASGCIAVSGGLEVASDRLLELIQKGVTVAQVAKVNRNFTEAGIMVHAYLMYGFPTQTTQETIDALEMVRQLFSAGIMQSGFWHQFAMTAHSPVGLDPSFFKVKKINDTIGTFANNDIEFIDDTRTDHEKFSFGLKKSLLNYMHGIGLEDDLQNWFDFKIPKTLIPPNYIKRVLTEKDFKDINPSTKIIWLGNPPVMENVSSTKKPSDIEMVRLLFVDKTTEFNILLQKDHGLWLTKVLPKLSVNNSLIMTLKELQETYTTAGLTQFEQFINSKPMAGLFDNGLLLL, encoded by the coding sequence ATGACCTCCGTCTTTTTATTCACCCCACCCTTCACCCAACTCAATACCCCTTATCCTGGTACCGTTTATTTAAAAGGCTTTTTAAATACACGCAATATTTCCTGTTATCAGGCGGATCTTGGAATTGAAGTTACAGACACCATTTTTTCAAAACAGGGTTTGATCAATTTATTTGAAGCAGTAAATACAACGGCCGAAAACATATCAGAAAATTCCTCAAGAATTATTGCTCTTAAAGAAGATTATATCAATACAATTGATCATGTAATGCATTTTTTGCGTGGGAAAAATCCTTCTTTAGCTCATGTAATTTGTTTAGGTGATTTTTTGCCTGAAGCATCGCGATTCGAACAGATTGAAGATCTCGAATGGGCTTTCGGAACCATGGGAAAACAAGACCAGGCGAAATATCTTTCAACTATGTATCTGGAAGATATTTCAGACCTTATCCGTGAATGCGTGGATCCCTTTTTTGGATTTAGCAGGTACGCAGAGAAACTTGGTAGATCGGCAAACAGTTTCGATGAACTATACGAGTTATTGCAGGGCCCAAATACCTATGTTGACGGCATTTTACTAAACATCTTAAAACAAAATTTGGACAATGTCCAAATTTCTATAGTTGGTATTTCCGTTCCTTTTCCGGGAAATTTATATTCCTCATTCCGATGCGCGCAATTCATCAAAAAACATTACCCGCATATAAAAATTATTATGGGAGGAGGATTTCCAAACACCGAATTGCGATCTCTTTCCGACCCGCGTGTTTTTGAATTTTATGATTTTATTTGTCTGGATGACGGCGAAGCACCTCTTGAAAATATAATTAAATTTTCGAAAGGGGAGATACAACTAAACGAATTAAAAAGAACATTTACCTTAATTGATGGAGTGGTTACCTATATTAATAATCCGGCAACTAAAGATTATAAACAAGGGGAGATAGGTACACCGGATTACAGTGATCTGTTTCTGGATAAATATATTTCGGCAATTGAGATCATGAATCCCATGCACAGTTTATGGAGCGATGGACGCTGGAATAAGCTTACCATGGCGCATGGATGTTATTGGGGTAAATGTACTTTCTGTGATATTTCATTGGATTATATAAAACTCTACGAACCTGTTGCAGCATCGCTTTTAGCCGATAGAGTAGAGGAACTAATTAAACAAACAGGACAATCCGGATTTCATTTCGTAGATGAAGCAGCACCACCGGCATTAATGCGTGCATTTGCCATTGAAATTATTCGACGCAACATTAAAATAAGTTGGTGGACGAATATTCGTTTCGAAAAAAGTTTTACAAAAGACCTTTGTATTTTATTAAAAGCAAGTGGATGTATTGCAGTGTCGGGAGGATTGGAAGTTGCCTCCGACAGATTATTGGAATTAATTCAGAAAGGTGTGACTGTCGCACAAGTTGCAAAGGTTAATCGCAATTTTACGGAAGCGGGAATTATGGTACATGCATATTTAATGTACGGTTTTCCCACTCAAACTACGCAGGAAACTATTGATGCACTTGAAATGGTGCGACAACTATTTTCTGCGGGAATAATGCAATCGGGGTTTTGGCATCAGTTCGCAATGACTGCCCACAGTCCTGTCGGATTAGATCCATCATTTTTCAAAGTAAAAAAAATAAATGATACTATTGGAACCTTTGCTAATAACGACATCGAATTTATAGATGATACAAGAACCGACCATGAAAAATTCAGTTTCGGATTAAAAAAATCGTTGCTTAATTACATGCATGGAATTGGGTTGGAAGATGATCTTCAAAATTGGTTTGATTTTAAAATACCGAAAACTTTAATTCCACCTAATTATATTAAAAGAGTTTTAACGGAAAAGGATTTTAAGGATATTAATCCCTCAACAAAAATTATCTGGTTGGGAAATCCGCCTGTAATGGAAAATGTATCATCAACAAAAAAACCATCCGATATTGAAATGGTCAGACTTTTGTTTGTTGATAAAACAACAGAATTCAATATTTTATTACAAAAAGATCATGGATTGTGGCTGACTAAAGTTTTGCCAAAACTTTCCGTAAATAATTCCTTAATAATGACATTAAAAGAACTACAGGAAACTTATACTACCGCTGGCCTGACTCAATTTGAACAATTCATTAACAGCAAGCCTATGGCGGGTTTGTTCGATAATGGATTATTACTCCTATAA
- a CDS encoding T9SS type A sorting domain-containing protein, with amino-acid sequence MKKTLITFLAVCCLFCKSFTQTGWLSLETETEDALFELQCLGKDSLFMFGDYGTVLKSFDGGETFTDISYPTGAAGFAGFFINENIGFASGPLGEIQRTINGGEDWNIVDNCGCLITSICFANENIGLYSGLAGTFRSIDAGETWEDTPVTPGFLANKIISNGPAQFIIISDSVVIKSEDGGINFEYITVNTLSNFPFTDMSFVDTEIGFVISADGLLFKTSDGGDMWNFVENVGHTDIEAIVFTTENNGFIVSNDTIIYKTTNGGADWIQDLITPYKITNLEYDGAFVYANGFVGVAYKNEVITSLDEHNISDQTFILYPNPATDQLFIKNPDVLTDINFSIFAIDGTCIKNEILLNGNSINTSELLPGIYLIRIEINGLSQNYYFEKL; translated from the coding sequence ATGAAAAAAACACTTATAACTTTTCTGGCAGTATGCTGCCTTTTTTGCAAAAGTTTCACTCAAACAGGCTGGTTATCACTCGAAACCGAAACAGAAGACGCTCTATTTGAATTGCAATGTCTTGGCAAGGATAGCCTTTTTATGTTCGGTGATTATGGAACAGTTTTAAAAAGTTTTGACGGTGGCGAAACTTTTACAGATATTTCATACCCGACAGGTGCAGCAGGATTTGCAGGATTTTTTATCAATGAAAATATAGGGTTTGCCAGCGGACCTTTGGGTGAAATTCAAAGAACTATAAATGGTGGTGAGGATTGGAATATTGTAGATAATTGTGGTTGCCTAATAACTTCCATCTGTTTTGCAAATGAAAATATTGGACTTTATAGCGGACTTGCAGGCACTTTTCGCAGTATAGATGCAGGGGAAACATGGGAAGATACACCAGTTACACCCGGATTTCTTGCAAATAAAATAATTTCAAACGGGCCAGCACAATTTATTATTATAAGTGATTCCGTTGTAATTAAAAGTGAGGATGGTGGAATTAATTTTGAATATATCACGGTAAATACTTTATCCAATTTTCCCTTTACAGATATGAGTTTTGTAGATACAGAAATTGGTTTTGTAATTTCTGCAGATGGTTTATTATTTAAAACTTCTGATGGCGGGGATATGTGGAATTTCGTGGAGAATGTAGGACATACAGATATAGAAGCAATAGTTTTCACCACCGAAAATAATGGATTCATAGTATCAAATGATACTATTATTTACAAAACTACAAATGGTGGTGCCGATTGGATTCAGGATCTTATTACTCCATATAAAATTACTAATTTGGAATATGATGGAGCCTTTGTTTATGCAAACGGATTTGTAGGAGTAGCCTATAAAAATGAAGTAATAACTTCGCTTGATGAACATAATATATCAGATCAAACGTTTATTTTATATCCTAATCCGGCGACGGATCAACTTTTTATAAAGAATCCTGATGTTTTAACAGATATTAATTTTTCCATCTTTGCAATTGATGGAACTTGTATTAAAAACGAAATACTTTTAAATGGCAATTCAATAAATACATCGGAATTACTTCCAGGAATTTATTTGATTCGAATTGAAATAAATGGTTTATCTCAAAATTATTATTTCGAAAAATTATAG
- a CDS encoding DEAD/DEAH box helicase encodes MQKAKYDLNKILNNFKIDALNEMQIATIEANKKHADVVVLSATGSGKTLAFLLPVLELLDQSNKKTQAMIIVPTRELALQIDQVFKTMGTGFKISCCYGGHKRETEENNLIQPPALIVGTAGRLADHIRRGNITTDTITTLVLDEFDKSMEMGFTDEMSFIISSLPSINKRILTSATHTHSIPEFIGIKDPEYLEFVGEEKSATTQLAMQIVFSPDKDKADTLFKLLCYIGNRSAIVFCNHRESVERTSELLTQKGIYNVFYHGAMEQQERDSALIKFRNGTFDVLVTTDLASRGLDIPNIRYIIHYHLPHTEDMFIHRNGRTARMDASGTIILILSEEEKLPEYVKHVDEEIQLPETEILPDKPKWSTLYISVGKKDKVNKIDIVGYLTKRGDLKMEDIGLIEVKDFFSFVAVRKTKINQALHLLKEHRLKNKKVKVEVAK; translated from the coding sequence ATGCAGAAGGCTAAATACGATCTGAATAAGATACTCAATAATTTTAAAATTGATGCACTCAATGAAATGCAAATTGCAACCATTGAGGCAAATAAAAAACATGCGGATGTAGTTGTTCTCTCTGCCACAGGTTCAGGTAAAACACTTGCTTTTTTATTGCCTGTTCTTGAATTGCTGGATCAAAGTAATAAAAAAACACAAGCGATGATCATTGTTCCTACGCGTGAATTGGCTTTACAGATCGATCAGGTTTTTAAAACAATGGGCACAGGGTTTAAGATCAGTTGTTGTTACGGGGGACATAAAAGAGAAACAGAGGAAAATAATTTAATTCAACCTCCTGCCTTAATTGTTGGAACTGCAGGAAGATTGGCAGATCATATTCGAAGAGGAAATATCACAACTGATACAATTACCACTCTAGTTTTAGACGAATTTGATAAAAGTATGGAAATGGGTTTTACTGATGAAATGTCTTTTATAATTTCTTCACTACCATCCATCAATAAAAGAATATTAACTTCTGCAACACATACCCATAGCATCCCCGAATTTATCGGAATTAAAGATCCGGAATATCTTGAATTTGTGGGTGAGGAAAAAAGTGCTACAACACAATTAGCGATGCAAATTGTTTTTTCTCCGGATAAGGATAAAGCGGATACCTTATTCAAATTATTATGTTATATCGGCAACAGATCAGCAATAGTATTTTGTAATCACCGTGAATCAGTAGAACGCACGAGTGAATTATTAACTCAAAAAGGAATATATAATGTTTTTTATCACGGTGCAATGGAACAGCAGGAGAGGGATAGTGCATTAATTAAATTCCGAAATGGAACTTTTGATGTTTTAGTAACCACAGATCTTGCAAGTCGCGGATTGGATATTCCGAATATTCGTTATATCATCCATTATCATTTACCCCACACCGAAGACATGTTCATTCACCGCAACGGGAGAACAGCGCGCATGGATGCCAGCGGAACAATTATATTAATTTTATCAGAGGAAGAAAAATTACCGGAATACGTTAAACATGTTGACGAAGAAATTCAATTACCCGAAACAGAAATTCTTCCCGACAAACCAAAATGGTCAACATTATATATTTCAGTCGGCAAAAAAGATAAAGTAAATAAAATAGATATAGTTGGCTATCTCACCAAACGCGGCGATCTTAAAATGGAAGATATCGGATTAATAGAAGTAAAAGATTTCTTCAGTTTCGTTGCAGTGCGTAAAACAAAAATTAATCAGGCCTTGCATCTTTTAAAAGAACACCGGCTTAAGAATAAAAAGGTGAAGGTGGAAGTGGCGAAGTGA
- a CDS encoding DUF2132 domain-containing protein, with translation MTEINKDPLHGKTLQYILEFLVKEYGWEDLGMIIRINCFNDNPSIKSSLTFLRKTPWARKKVEELYVETLR, from the coding sequence ATGACAGAAATAAACAAAGATCCTTTACATGGAAAAACATTACAATATATTTTAGAATTTCTTGTGAAAGAATATGGATGGGAAGATCTTGGAATGATAATTAGGATCAATTGTTTTAACGATAATCCGAGTATAAAATCAAGTTTAACTTTTTTAAGAAAAACGCCTTGGGCGAGGAAGAAGGTGGAGGAGTTGTATGTTGAAACTTTGCGATAA
- a CDS encoding T9SS type A sorting domain-containing protein, which produces MPKNIYSLVLPRKTNLLFLSTGILLTLLLFVGSIYKKDVSGSGLENLSFTSPFLAASPLIPSPVPYSVVFVSRQIPENGSIYWDEANDMPGVGPHSRFRVCSPGKLLMYKANGALVTLIDGSNPTAASLYLIDVSAPEVNYAGNKIVFAGLPAAPVGEEYDTAPNSNPNAWRLYTINKDGSGLTQLTFSDMVLDYSQFGDAASGLMGYDDTDPCYLPDGRIVFSSTRYPSFAQYSGVRTTNLFVVNADGSNLHRITSERNGADRPVVDPQTGRIVYSRWWRNHRFPYDEMTTVADGDGFLFKSGLSSDRNIMVGGADMMWRNAWHAATINPDGSDIKMFAGGIQSDVANHIYGCAFTPSGDLITNFFPMFNMTEAAGFGGLRKYERGPGVYEQLFGITDISVDNYAHETDPTSYGIYNSEYAGEPDVLPDGRIMFSWCADYNQQYGLYVMNADGSGKTLIYDNPLTTELRIKAVKARPLPPIISDSVFTFPSLLPPTAAGPFNGDGVFTFECFNVYYNDQIDVDIASAPAIGSAKTIRFFIDHQRTSPGSFPTLDWPILLNEKTIKPDGFVSEPNAPANVPLFEQLRSSNPLGYNVPMAGEPFDNGVAHVAGMNFSREGAKATCVGCHSGHSMIPVPATREASEFTNLAPGATVEVSSTRDAALNKHVIDRRVQKGEDWQVWNSAIGTSDNQWVLLKFPVPITIRTIVLYNVPSGGEGNSTIALNKTTVTLYSDANGLIPIISKNINNVPVNGKHATFADVIAQSVRVKLKDISGTFYGNEIGAIAEIEIIASGDISGAKLEAPSNGFSAQIFPNPVNDLLHYTLNYKPDANINVRVIDINGVVVKNFETTMDAAISEDEISVADLAAGIYFITFNSGIKRETFKFVKL; this is translated from the coding sequence ATGCCTAAAAATATCTACTCTTTAGTTCTTCCCCGTAAAACCAATCTGTTATTTCTTTCCACAGGCATTTTATTGACACTCCTCCTATTTGTTGGCTCAATTTATAAAAAGGATGTTAGCGGTTCCGGGTTGGAAAATTTAAGTTTTACCTCTCCGTTTTTGGCTGCTTCCCCTTTGATACCAAGCCCTGTCCCTTATTCCGTTGTTTTTGTATCGCGACAAATTCCCGAAAACGGAAGTATTTATTGGGATGAAGCAAACGACATGCCCGGAGTTGGGCCACATTCGCGTTTCAGAGTGTGTTCGCCGGGCAAATTATTGATGTATAAGGCAAATGGCGCATTGGTTACTTTAATAGATGGCAGTAATCCTACAGCTGCATCACTGTATTTGATAGATGTAAGCGCTCCTGAAGTAAATTATGCGGGAAATAAGATCGTATTTGCAGGTTTACCTGCTGCTCCGGTTGGAGAGGAATATGATACTGCTCCGAATTCCAATCCCAATGCATGGAGATTATATACCATTAATAAAGATGGATCAGGATTAACGCAATTGACCTTTAGCGATATGGTTTTGGATTATTCTCAGTTTGGAGATGCTGCAAGTGGACTTATGGGATATGACGATACGGATCCATGTTATTTGCCTGATGGAAGAATTGTATTTTCTTCTACACGATATCCTTCTTTTGCGCAATATAGTGGCGTAAGAACTACCAATTTATTTGTTGTAAATGCGGATGGCTCCAATTTACATCGCATCACAAGTGAACGCAATGGTGCCGACAGACCCGTTGTGGATCCGCAAACCGGACGTATAGTTTATTCGCGTTGGTGGAGAAATCATCGATTCCCTTATGATGAAATGACTACAGTTGCTGATGGAGATGGATTTTTATTTAAATCAGGATTATCATCAGATAGAAATATTATGGTTGGCGGAGCGGATATGATGTGGAGAAATGCCTGGCACGCAGCAACAATAAATCCCGACGGATCTGATATTAAAATGTTTGCAGGAGGAATACAAAGTGATGTTGCAAATCATATTTATGGCTGTGCATTTACACCCTCAGGAGATTTAATAACCAATTTTTTTCCAATGTTTAACATGACTGAAGCTGCGGGTTTTGGAGGTTTGAGAAAATACGAAAGAGGTCCCGGTGTTTACGAACAATTATTCGGCATAACAGATATTTCCGTTGATAATTATGCGCATGAAACTGATCCCACTTCATATGGAATTTACAACAGTGAATATGCAGGCGAACCTGATGTTTTACCTGACGGAAGAATTATGTTCAGTTGGTGTGCCGACTACAATCAGCAATATGGTTTATATGTTATGAATGCAGATGGTTCAGGTAAAACTTTGATCTACGACAATCCTTTAACAACGGAATTGAGAATAAAAGCAGTTAAAGCAAGACCACTCCCTCCTATTATTTCAGATTCGGTATTTACGTTTCCCTCGTTATTACCACCGACAGCTGCAGGACCATTTAATGGTGATGGTGTATTTACTTTCGAATGTTTTAATGTTTATTATAACGATCAGATAGATGTAGATATCGCGAGTGCACCGGCAATTGGATCTGCAAAAACAATTCGTTTTTTTATTGATCATCAGCGCACTAGTCCTGGATCATTTCCAACATTGGATTGGCCTATTTTATTAAATGAAAAAACCATAAAACCGGATGGATTTGTTTCCGAACCAAATGCACCAGCAAATGTTCCATTATTTGAACAATTAAGGAGCAGTAATCCATTAGGTTATAATGTTCCGATGGCAGGAGAACCTTTTGATAATGGAGTTGCACATGTTGCGGGAATGAATTTCAGCAGAGAAGGTGCAAAAGCAACATGTGTGGGATGTCATAGCGGCCACAGTATGATACCTGTTCCCGCAACTCGTGAAGCTTCCGAATTTACTAACCTTGCTCCCGGTGCAACTGTAGAAGTTTCGAGTACCAGAGATGCTGCATTAAATAAACATGTAATTGACAGAAGAGTGCAAAAAGGCGAAGACTGGCAAGTGTGGAATTCAGCAATTGGAACCAGTGATAATCAATGGGTATTATTAAAATTTCCGGTTCCAATTACTATACGCACTATTGTTTTATATAACGTTCCTTCTGGTGGGGAAGGTAATTCCACCATCGCATTAAATAAAACTACTGTTACTTTATATTCTGATGCCAATGGATTAATTCCTATCATATCAAAAAATATTAATAATGTTCCGGTAAATGGAAAACATGCAACTTTTGCCGATGTGATAGCACAAAGTGTTCGCGTTAAATTAAAAGATATAAGTGGGACATTTTATGGTAACGAAATTGGAGCAATTGCCGAAATAGAAATTATTGCAAGCGGTGATATAAGCGGAGCAAAATTAGAGGCGCCTTCGAATGGATTTTCAGCACAAATATTTCCCAACCCGGTGAATGATTTGTTGCATTACACTTTAAATTACAAGCCGGATGCAAACATTAATGTGCGTGTAATTGATATAAATGGCGTAGTAGTAAAAAACTTTGAAACCACTATGGATGCTGCAATTTCGGAAGATGAAATTTCCGTCGCTGATCTTGCTGCGGGCATTTATTTTATTACATTTAACAGCGGAATTAAGAGGGAAACTTTTAAATTTGTGAAATTATAA
- a CDS encoding DUF1684 domain-containing protein: protein MKIIITGFLCSFVFLLSAQTYTEKLEEHREKYISDFLTDEHSPLTKKDIKHLDFYAIDSTYAVTGMITLTPDAIPFDMATSLGIIKRYVQYGTITFQLHDSTFTLSIYQSMKLREQEEYKDYLFVPFNDNTNYTETYGGGRYMDFRMGEIVEGKLLVDFNKAYNPYCAYSGGYACPVPPAENKLNTNIKAGEKQYKKK, encoded by the coding sequence ATGAAAATAATAATTACCGGTTTTTTATGCTCCTTTGTTTTCCTTTTATCTGCTCAAACATATACTGAAAAGTTAGAGGAGCACAGAGAAAAATATATCAGTGATTTTTTGACGGATGAACATTCTCCGCTTACTAAAAAAGACATTAAACATTTGGATTTTTATGCTATCGATTCAACATATGCCGTAACTGGAATGATCACCCTTACCCCGGATGCAATTCCTTTCGACATGGCAACATCCCTCGGTATTATTAAAAGATATGTTCAATATGGAACAATTACTTTTCAGTTACACGACTCCACGTTCACCCTGAGTATTTATCAAAGTATGAAATTGCGTGAGCAGGAGGAATACAAAGATTATTTATTTGTTCCCTTCAACGATAATACAAATTATACCGAAACTTATGGCGGAGGCAGATATATGGATTTCAGGATGGGCGAAATAGTTGAAGGTAAATTACTAGTTGATTTTAATAAAGCCTATAATCCATATTGTGCTTACTCAGGAGGATATGCCTGTCCTGTTCCTCCTGCAGAAAACAAACTGAATACGAATATTAAAGCAGGAGAAAAGCAGTATAAAAAGAAATAA
- a CDS encoding DinB family protein translates to MQKQYRTNGAAGAFMDIYENVLEELKYIISDISTDELKHIADPLTKDVNCRSIQTVLSHVVKAGHNYVIAIRNNLGEENTFHEIILLDNIPEYISAMDELIRITEKLFNDFPNIQLEVFNNDDKIVSRWGQQYDPEQLLEHAIVHVMRHQRQIERFLQGMRLHFNF, encoded by the coding sequence ATGCAAAAACAATATCGCACAAACGGAGCTGCCGGTGCATTTATGGATATTTATGAAAATGTATTGGAAGAATTAAAATATATTATTTCCGATATAAGCACTGATGAATTAAAACATATAGCGGATCCACTTACAAAGGATGTAAATTGCAGGTCGATACAAACTGTACTTTCGCATGTGGTAAAAGCAGGCCATAATTATGTAATTGCCATCAGAAATAATTTGGGGGAGGAGAATACATTTCATGAAATAATATTGTTGGACAACATTCCGGAATATATTTCTGCGATGGACGAATTGATTCGAATCACTGAGAAATTATTTAATGATTTTCCCAACATACAATTGGAGGTTTTTAATAATGATGATAAAATAGTTTCCCGTTGGGGACAACAATACGATCCCGAACAATTATTGGAACATGCGATTGTACACGTAATGCGTCACCAGCGCCAGATAGAGCGATTTTTGCAGGGTATGAGACTACATTTTAATTTTTAG